A part of Corynebacterium lactis RW2-5 genomic DNA contains:
- a CDS encoding geranylgeranyl reductase family protein, giving the protein MMSSPNECVPSPKPVARSSAHSSAQLPSSAEVVVVGAGPTGSAAAIHAARAGLDVVLLDSQVFPRDKTCGDGLTPRAIAELRRLGLADAILGRTRNRGLKLHGFGGSITALWPSGPFPSEGSAMPRTELDAFLLDAAREAGAKVFDGVPVVGVERGSISKAGAGAGVPGVTGVTVKPGDETSTHHIRTRWLLVADGVRSVVGKQLGRTWHRDSVFGVAARSYVDVRADASAGADDEWIHSHLELRGADGQTHPGYGWIFPLGDGRANLGCGALATASRPARANVKKLLRDYHGQVRGAWSMGEPEMVTSALLPMGGAVSNVAGSNWALLGDAACLVNPLNGEGIDYGMESARLAVELISAIGAGRDGLTHAWPALLQRHYGEGFSLARKLALTLTYPKFLPAVGPMTIGAPWGEPLMGVAARLMGNLVAEEDRDAVARLWKAAGRASLGFDGIAGRKPWA; this is encoded by the coding sequence ATGATGTCGAGCCCGAACGAGTGCGTGCCCTCCCCGAAACCCGTCGCAAGGAGCAGTGCCCATTCCTCAGCGCAGCTGCCCTCCTCCGCCGAGGTAGTGGTTGTCGGCGCAGGGCCTACGGGTTCCGCGGCCGCGATCCACGCCGCCCGCGCGGGCCTCGACGTAGTCTTGCTCGATTCTCAAGTCTTTCCTCGCGACAAGACCTGTGGGGACGGCCTCACGCCGCGCGCCATCGCGGAGCTCCGCCGCCTAGGGCTTGCCGACGCCATCCTCGGCCGCACCCGTAATCGCGGGCTGAAGCTGCACGGTTTCGGAGGCTCGATCACCGCGCTGTGGCCGAGCGGGCCCTTCCCCTCCGAGGGCTCAGCCATGCCGCGCACCGAACTGGACGCGTTTCTCCTAGATGCCGCGCGCGAGGCGGGTGCGAAGGTTTTCGACGGCGTGCCCGTCGTTGGCGTGGAGCGCGGCAGCATCAGCAAGGCGGGTGCCGGCGCAGGAGTGCCGGGCGTCACAGGGGTCACCGTAAAGCCCGGCGACGAAACCTCGACGCACCACATCCGGACTCGCTGGCTGCTGGTGGCCGATGGGGTCCGAAGTGTCGTCGGCAAGCAATTGGGGCGGACCTGGCATCGTGACAGTGTATTCGGGGTGGCGGCGCGATCCTATGTGGACGTGCGTGCCGACGCGTCAGCGGGCGCGGATGATGAGTGGATCCACTCCCACCTGGAGCTGCGGGGCGCCGACGGGCAGACCCACCCAGGCTATGGCTGGATCTTCCCGCTTGGCGACGGTCGCGCAAACCTGGGGTGCGGCGCACTTGCGACGGCATCGCGTCCCGCGCGGGCGAACGTAAAGAAGCTGCTGCGCGACTACCACGGGCAGGTGCGCGGGGCATGGTCCATGGGCGAACCCGAGATGGTGACCTCTGCGCTGCTGCCGATGGGCGGCGCGGTGTCGAATGTGGCAGGGTCCAACTGGGCACTGCTCGGTGATGCCGCATGCCTAGTCAATCCGCTCAACGGCGAAGGCATCGACTACGGAATGGAATCCGCGCGGCTGGCGGTTGAGCTGATCAGCGCGATTGGCGCGGGCCGAGACGGCCTGACGCATGCCTGGCCAGCACTGCTGCAGCGACACTACGGGGAGGGATTCTCGTTGGCGAGAAAACTCGCGCTGACGCTGACCTACCCGAAGTTCCTGCCCGCGGTTGGCCCGATGACAATTGGCGCCCCGTGGGGCGAGCCGCTCATGGGTGTGGCTGCGCGACTGATGGGCAACCTGGTCGCTGAGGAGGACCGAGATGCCGTGGCGCGATTGTGGAAGGCTGCGGGCCGGGCATCGCTGGGATTTGACGGCATCGCCGGGCGTAA
- a CDS encoding polyprenyl synthetase family protein, which produces MRTGDYSGLGSGSAQGTGAEKSAGSFFVDEALEAAITEGMRKSEELLINELDQGEEFLVERVSHLAKAGGKRFRPMFTMLAAQFGENPKSENVITAATVLEMTHLATLYHDDVMDEADKRRGVDSANSRWDNTVAILAGDYLFATASRLLSRLGSETVAHFAETFGVLVTGQMRECLDDSDLQIEQRIDRYIKVISEKTGVLIASAGYLGALHAGASENVTAALRRYGELIGIIFQIVDDIIDISSNTDQSGKTPGTDLREGVFTLPVLYALQEDSPAAARLRELLVGPITDDALVDEALDLLAQTKGVERALDMVRGLLEESDQVIAELPDGAAKESLRQVARYTVERVG; this is translated from the coding sequence ATGCGTACTGGAGACTACTCCGGGCTTGGTTCCGGAAGTGCTCAGGGCACTGGTGCAGAGAAAAGCGCCGGTTCTTTCTTCGTTGACGAGGCGCTGGAGGCCGCGATCACCGAAGGAATGCGCAAGAGCGAAGAGCTCCTGATTAACGAGCTGGACCAGGGCGAGGAGTTCCTCGTCGAGCGAGTTTCGCATCTCGCGAAGGCCGGCGGGAAGCGCTTCCGCCCCATGTTTACAATGCTGGCCGCGCAATTCGGTGAAAACCCGAAGTCCGAGAACGTCATCACCGCCGCGACCGTGCTGGAGATGACGCACCTGGCGACCCTCTATCACGACGACGTGATGGACGAGGCCGACAAGCGCCGCGGTGTCGACTCCGCTAACTCCCGCTGGGACAATACCGTGGCGATTCTGGCGGGCGACTACCTCTTCGCCACCGCGTCCCGGCTTCTGTCGCGTCTGGGTTCGGAGACTGTTGCCCACTTCGCCGAGACCTTCGGCGTGCTGGTCACGGGCCAGATGCGCGAATGTCTTGATGATTCCGATCTGCAGATTGAGCAGCGTATCGACCGTTACATCAAGGTCATCTCGGAGAAGACCGGCGTACTGATTGCGTCGGCCGGCTACCTCGGCGCGCTGCACGCGGGAGCAAGCGAAAACGTCACTGCCGCGTTGCGCCGCTACGGCGAGCTGATTGGCATCATCTTCCAGATTGTCGACGACATCATCGACATCTCCTCCAACACCGATCAGTCCGGCAAGACCCCGGGCACGGATCTTCGCGAAGGCGTGTTCACCCTGCCGGTCCTCTACGCCCTCCAGGAGGACAGCCCCGCCGCCGCCCGCCTACGCGAGCTTCTCGTGGGCCCTATCACCGATGATGCGCTTGTCGACGAGGCCCTCGACCTCCTTGCGCAAACCAAGGGCGTTGAGCGTGCGCTGGACATGGTCCGCGGGTTGCTCGAGGAGTCGGATCAGGTCATTGCCGAGCTCCCCGATGGGGCGGCGAAGGAGTCCTTGCGCCAGGTGGCGCGTTACACCGTTGAGCGTGTGGGGTAG
- a CDS encoding MbtH family protein: MSSNPFDNEEGTFFALVNDQGQYSLWPTFAAVPSGWSVALGNSDEGEPVGVSRSDALAYIEQRWTTLQPVRKTRD; the protein is encoded by the coding sequence GTGTCCAGTAACCCTTTTGATAATGAGGAAGGGACGTTTTTTGCCCTCGTGAATGACCAGGGGCAATACTCCCTCTGGCCGACCTTTGCCGCCGTCCCTTCAGGATGGAGTGTGGCATTAGGAAACTCTGACGAAGGTGAACCCGTCGGAGTATCTCGCAGCGACGCATTAGCTTACATCGAACAACGATGGACCACGTTACAGCCGGTCCGAAAGACAAGGGATTAA
- a CDS encoding ABC transporter ATP-binding protein produces the protein MTFTFAGALLSLLPVLLLAQVIDEVVSGDAISGFGFVMFWVALAIAGSAVVSGLAEAYTGVTIARVVARLRERAVASVLNLPPATVALFGRGEILGRVGADIAVLVASARKSVPSTLSALMMVIVASMGIAGVDWRLALAGLTGIPFYYLGLRWYLPRSAPLYQRQRRLESGVIGSLQSAIDGIRTVRSHRLAPARKSVISYHAAESRDTSIASFRVFSGLVGRENFAEFMGLSALSVVGWLLFKNGEVSVGDIAAALILFHRQFVPIGTILFTFDELQRSGAALTRIVGLTHFVRHDPPRPLSQQSIPTQAPVLDVRGLNYSYSDGPKVLKGLDFTVEAGQTVCLVGRSGAGKSTVAGILSGTLELAERGVITVDGRDVVDMSDEERSGMFCVAAQENYVFSMSVRENLRLAQEAASDAEIWHALHLTGADQWCASLRHEDKQGLDTMLGEGGLHIDAVAAQRMALARVALSRAGVVILDESTSEGDAEPNDMEESLHPFGMTLEDAAHAALRDRTAIVIAHRLSQARSADRVLVMERGEIVETGSHDELIGQRGAYADMWAAWNV, from the coding sequence GTGACTTTCACTTTTGCCGGTGCGCTGCTGAGTTTGCTGCCGGTTCTGCTGTTGGCGCAGGTGATCGACGAGGTCGTCTCTGGCGACGCCATTTCCGGTTTTGGTTTTGTCATGTTCTGGGTGGCTCTGGCTATTGCCGGGTCGGCAGTAGTTTCCGGCCTCGCCGAAGCTTATACGGGGGTCACGATAGCTAGAGTTGTTGCTCGATTGCGCGAGCGGGCCGTGGCATCCGTGCTGAATCTTCCCCCGGCGACAGTTGCGCTGTTTGGGCGCGGTGAGATTTTGGGTCGGGTCGGCGCCGACATCGCAGTCCTGGTGGCTAGCGCTCGCAAGTCAGTTCCCTCAACGCTGAGCGCCTTAATGATGGTCATCGTGGCCAGCATGGGAATCGCTGGTGTCGATTGGCGCTTAGCCCTTGCTGGACTCACCGGCATCCCTTTCTATTATCTGGGGTTGCGTTGGTATCTTCCTCGATCAGCGCCGTTGTACCAGCGACAGCGAAGGCTTGAGTCCGGAGTCATCGGATCGCTGCAAAGCGCAATTGATGGTATTCGGACCGTGAGATCTCATCGCCTCGCCCCTGCCCGGAAAAGCGTCATTAGCTACCATGCGGCAGAATCGCGTGATACCTCTATCGCGTCATTTAGGGTCTTTTCGGGCTTGGTTGGTAGAGAGAATTTTGCCGAGTTCATGGGACTCTCCGCGCTCTCGGTGGTGGGCTGGTTGCTTTTCAAGAATGGAGAAGTATCAGTGGGAGATATTGCTGCCGCTCTCATTCTCTTTCACCGTCAATTCGTGCCCATTGGAACAATTCTTTTCACTTTTGACGAGCTTCAGCGAAGTGGAGCTGCGTTGACCCGCATCGTGGGACTCACCCACTTTGTTCGTCATGACCCTCCGCGTCCACTATCCCAGCAATCAATCCCCACGCAGGCTCCGGTGTTGGATGTGCGAGGCCTGAACTATTCATATTCGGACGGCCCGAAAGTGTTGAAGGGCTTGGATTTTACGGTCGAAGCAGGTCAAACTGTGTGCCTCGTAGGTCGTTCAGGTGCTGGCAAGTCGACTGTCGCCGGAATATTGTCGGGAACCCTGGAGCTTGCAGAACGGGGTGTCATCACCGTCGATGGTCGAGATGTCGTGGACATGTCCGACGAGGAACGCAGTGGGATGTTTTGCGTTGCCGCGCAGGAAAATTACGTCTTCTCAATGAGTGTGAGAGAAAACCTGCGGCTAGCGCAGGAGGCCGCCAGCGATGCTGAAATCTGGCACGCCTTACATCTCACTGGCGCGGATCAGTGGTGCGCCTCTTTACGTCATGAAGACAAACAGGGCTTAGACACAATGCTGGGGGAGGGGGGACTTCATATCGACGCCGTGGCAGCGCAACGGATGGCATTGGCCAGAGTGGCATTGTCGCGGGCTGGCGTCGTAATTCTTGATGAATCGACATCTGAAGGTGATGCTGAGCCCAATGACATGGAGGAAAGCCTTCACCCTTTTGGCATGACATTGGAGGATGCGGCACATGCGGCGTTGAGAGACCGGACCGCCATTGTGATTGCGCACCGACTCAGCCAAGCCAGATCTGCCGATCGCGTGCTGGTGATGGAACGAGGGGAAATTGTTGAAACTGGCTCCCACGATGAATTAATTGGGCAGCGAGGGGCATATGCAGACATGTGGGCGGCTTGGAATGTCTAA
- a CDS encoding ABC transporter transmembrane domain-containing protein, with the protein MSKEKQPMPTSPLVTLRQLLASNKRLIAVCTGLLSIYQMAEALIAVLLGWLAHNLIASDSVWNLLVGIVALGIALATVSLSWQIGFRTLQSASARTAYDLREKLVARVVSDSGHGQNKDELPRQELPTVMGEDVVQAVDIIEIVPVGISALLGTIFCTIVLAIIDLPLGAVVLVLSATVLMVLQGMSRVIERRAEQQQALLARVTARMTDILQGLPVIAGVAGAHPAYNGYTLRSERAHSDARRLAWISGGYEAVAVGSNLLLLSVVGLYAGYRAVYGEVTVGELVTVVALSQFIAEPMRQCSRMPRYIGLARASVRRLQRVSPPPELREGYAVPAARGQGEAIRIHGSGEVTFTEGHLTAVQCTARWADEVIDALVSGEPTMKNHQNDTSPASSPMEVFVRGRDVRELSVKNLRARILAEPRNPVIFGSTVRDVLRAGSAADDAGRVEDDVRILHVLSELGLDELSQGGDSVLNLELTEGARNLSGGQRQRLGLARSLLANPEVLVMVDPLSSLDSVTAMKVARAVKVIRRHQTTIVLCGGRAFQSVAGKVAHVKPLVG; encoded by the coding sequence ATGTCTAAAGAGAAACAGCCGATGCCTACTTCTCCACTGGTGACTTTGCGCCAACTTCTTGCAAGCAATAAGCGGCTCATCGCAGTGTGCACTGGCCTGTTGAGTATCTATCAGATGGCAGAAGCGCTGATCGCTGTGTTACTGGGCTGGTTAGCCCACAACCTCATTGCCAGTGACAGCGTGTGGAATCTACTCGTAGGCATCGTAGCGTTAGGAATAGCGCTAGCCACTGTGTCTTTGAGCTGGCAAATTGGTTTTCGAACTTTGCAGAGCGCTTCTGCGCGTACTGCCTACGATCTGAGGGAGAAGCTCGTCGCACGTGTTGTCAGTGATAGCGGGCACGGTCAGAACAAAGATGAGCTCCCCCGTCAAGAGCTGCCCACAGTGATGGGAGAGGATGTTGTCCAGGCGGTGGATATCATTGAAATCGTTCCAGTGGGAATCAGCGCGCTCCTCGGTACGATCTTTTGTACGATTGTTCTAGCGATCATTGACCTTCCGCTTGGGGCGGTAGTTCTGGTTTTGAGTGCCACGGTGTTGATGGTGCTGCAGGGGATGTCGCGAGTTATTGAGCGACGAGCTGAGCAGCAGCAAGCACTATTGGCGCGCGTGACTGCGCGCATGACGGACATTCTGCAGGGGCTACCGGTCATCGCTGGGGTGGCGGGTGCGCACCCTGCCTACAACGGATACACACTGAGATCTGAACGGGCGCATTCAGACGCTCGAAGACTCGCCTGGATCAGCGGTGGCTATGAGGCTGTGGCAGTGGGAAGCAATCTGCTTTTGCTCAGCGTGGTCGGTTTATACGCGGGGTATCGGGCCGTGTATGGGGAAGTCACAGTAGGGGAATTGGTCACGGTCGTCGCGCTTTCGCAATTTATCGCGGAACCAATGCGGCAATGTAGCCGGATGCCCCGCTACATTGGGCTGGCGCGGGCTTCGGTGAGGAGGCTGCAACGCGTATCTCCTCCGCCTGAGCTCCGCGAAGGTTATGCAGTTCCCGCGGCACGGGGGCAGGGTGAAGCCATCCGGATTCATGGTTCAGGCGAAGTGACGTTCACCGAAGGGCACCTCACAGCGGTTCAGTGCACGGCTCGATGGGCAGACGAGGTTATCGACGCCCTCGTGTCTGGGGAGCCGACGATGAAAAACCATCAGAACGATACTTCGCCCGCCTCTTCGCCGATGGAGGTGTTTGTTCGGGGGCGGGATGTTAGGGAGCTGTCGGTGAAGAACTTGCGAGCTAGAATTCTGGCCGAGCCGAGAAATCCTGTGATCTTTGGTTCCACCGTGCGGGATGTTTTGCGGGCAGGCTCGGCGGCAGATGATGCAGGCCGGGTGGAAGACGATGTTCGCATCCTTCATGTCTTGAGCGAATTGGGGTTGGATGAGTTGTCTCAAGGAGGGGATAGTGTTCTGAATCTCGAGCTCACCGAAGGTGCGCGTAATTTGTCTGGAGGTCAACGTCAAAGGCTTGGTTTGGCACGATCTTTGCTAGCAAATCCAGAGGTTTTGGTGATGGTCGATCCTCTGTCGTCTCTGGATTCGGTGACAGCGATGAAGGTGGCGCGTGCGGTGAAAGTGATTCGCAGACATCAGACGACGATTGTCCTTTGTGGGGGTAGGGCATTTCAATCGGTAGCAGGCAAAGTAGCTCATGTGAAGCCATTAGTAGGGTGA
- a CDS encoding lysine N(6)-hydroxylase/L-ornithine N(5)-oxygenase family protein, with the protein MTIITRQTQINAERDFQGDAVRDIVGIGLGPGNLGLAVAIEEQAPELDVLFLEANSEFQWHPGMLLKGSNMQISFLKDLVTVRNPQSRFSFLNYLHHKGRLVDFINRQTFTPERVEFADYLRWIADRIVAETLYSTSVTSIDALVEPDDDGARFIVHAQQKLQDYAGEKCQRQEVSIRCKNVVVARGLESKMPAWAEHDDIDTERVFHNIDLIPRSRQLLKSGWDLRRVLVVGGGQSAAETIRYFHDCPHVGTVTASFNSYGFIPADDSPFANRVFDPAAVDDFFEAPEDVRSDLLIRHRYTNYACVESELLEELHERQYRESVTGRKRLDLRRATEVLGARSRTDGSVDVEIRHRITGEVVTENFDVVVCATGFRSRGLNGIHSGSDEFSVTRDYGVTRNGQRVPGLFVQGNTESTHGLGSTLLSNIATRSGELVDALTKELRGENHHVDRHHDQVFP; encoded by the coding sequence GTGACCATCATCACCCGTCAAACGCAGATTAATGCTGAGCGCGATTTCCAAGGAGATGCTGTACGCGACATCGTGGGGATTGGACTTGGCCCCGGAAATCTAGGGCTCGCAGTGGCCATAGAAGAGCAAGCCCCTGAACTGGATGTCCTCTTCTTAGAAGCGAACTCAGAGTTCCAATGGCACCCCGGAATGCTCCTCAAAGGCAGCAACATGCAGATTAGCTTTCTCAAGGATCTGGTCACCGTACGCAATCCTCAAAGCAGGTTCAGCTTCCTTAACTATCTTCATCACAAGGGTCGGCTGGTTGATTTCATCAACCGACAAACCTTCACTCCAGAGCGTGTGGAATTTGCCGACTACCTGCGATGGATTGCCGATCGCATCGTCGCGGAAACGCTGTACAGCACCAGCGTGACCTCAATTGACGCTCTTGTCGAGCCAGATGATGACGGAGCCCGGTTCATCGTCCACGCACAGCAGAAGCTGCAGGATTATGCCGGTGAAAAATGCCAGCGACAAGAAGTGTCAATTCGCTGCAAGAATGTTGTGGTTGCCCGCGGTCTAGAGAGCAAAATGCCCGCCTGGGCTGAGCATGATGACATTGACACTGAGCGAGTCTTCCACAACATCGATCTGATTCCCCGAAGCCGTCAACTTCTCAAAAGTGGGTGGGATCTTCGCCGCGTTCTCGTGGTCGGGGGAGGGCAATCCGCAGCAGAAACCATTCGATACTTCCATGATTGTCCTCACGTCGGTACGGTGACCGCGAGCTTCAATAGTTACGGATTCATTCCCGCCGATGACAGTCCCTTTGCCAACCGAGTCTTTGATCCGGCTGCCGTCGATGATTTCTTCGAAGCCCCAGAGGATGTTCGCAGCGATCTGTTGATTCGTCATCGCTATACCAACTATGCGTGCGTTGAATCCGAGCTGCTCGAGGAATTGCATGAACGTCAGTATCGGGAAAGCGTGACGGGGCGTAAGCGCTTGGACCTACGCCGGGCCACAGAGGTCTTGGGCGCGCGTAGTCGGACCGATGGCAGCGTTGACGTCGAAATTCGGCACCGAATCACCGGCGAAGTGGTGACGGAAAACTTCGATGTCGTTGTTTGCGCTACTGGCTTTCGCTCGCGAGGTCTTAACGGCATCCACAGCGGTAGCGATGAATTCAGCGTGACGAGGGACTACGGCGTCACTCGCAATGGACAGCGCGTGCCTGGTTTATTTGTTCAAGGAAATACCGAGTCAACCCACGGGCTGGGGTCCACCTTGTTGTCGAATATCGCTACCCGATCGGGAGAGCTCGTAGATGCCCTGACCAAGGAACTACGTGGGGAGAACCATCACGTGGATCGGCACCACGATCAAGTTTTTCCATGA